The Macaca mulatta isolate MMU2019108-1 chromosome X, T2T-MMU8v2.0, whole genome shotgun sequence DNA window TGGGCGAGGGGAAATGGAATCACAGAACCTGCGGAAACGGTGTCGGTACAACAGCAGCTGCCAGCTCTAAAGGCACCCTGCAAGATCTTTTCTGTGTTTCAACGATGAAGTGGACTCCCAACATGGAACAGAGGCGGGCGACTGATACCAGACAGGTGACATTCGGTGCATGCACGAACAGGTCCAGTGCCCCATTTGGAGGCCAGGAAGGCAGCCACCCAGCAGAGCATTAACTAGGGAACCAGACGGTCACCTGCCCCTGCTCACCCCCACCTCTTTCCTCCCCAGGAAAAAGGAAGTCGAAGTAGATGAAGAAACGGGGAAGTCCGAGCTGCTGGCAGTGGCATTCAAGGGTCTATATATAAGGTTGACTCTAATCCCCAGCGAGACAAAAGCCTGTGCCATAAAAATGATTAGCAAGGGGTTTCTAGAAACATTTCCCCAGGCCAcggaaaaggagaaggaatatTTTGCACACTGCCTTGTTTCTTAGAAATAATCACAGCTAGGCCTCTTTATAACCGGGGAGTCTTTTTCCTTTCACACGCCATTTGCAGGCGCGTGCCATGGTATTTGTAACTAATTTTCAGTAGCAAGTGGGTCACTGGTATTCACAGAGTCAGGTGCCATTTTGAAAACTGCTTCCCTCTACCCGAATTTCTTATATTTCCAGATGCAGATGCACTTCAGAGATGTTCTAGTGCTGGAAACGCTCccttgaaaatataatttgatttttgaatttcACCTTAAGATGTTAGAGATCATGTAACTGTCGTCTTCGGAATTCAACGCAGGCCTCCTTAGCCATCACttttataatttatgaaaataaggaagaggaaggtAAAGAACTTCCTCATTGCCAGGCAGTAAAGTCAATGGCAGAGCTTGAGCTTGACTTATTTTGCTAAGAGGGAGGTGTTTTACCCTATAAACTCCAGACAAATTACCCTACACCCAGCAAATATTACTGTTGAGTGGTCACAAAAATTATGCTGCTGAAACAATATGGATGTTACAGTGATgaaactttctcttttaaaatcacTTAAGGGTGCTTTACGTCCCACCCAAGGCAAGAGGAACGCCAGCGAGGAAGACAAAGAGGCCCGGGGTGGGGCGCATGCCCTCCACTGGTCTGAAAGCTGAGTCACAGGAATCGTACCCCTGCAGCCGGCCAGGCTCTCCAGCGAGAGACACCGCGCCCTTGTGTGGAGATGTCCACAGTAGACAAAGGCAGTTTCGCAATAAAAGAATGCCTGTCACCCTAGGTGCCACCCCGACCCTTAGTTATTATGCACTGGTCCCCAAGAGCAATTTTTGCGCTGCTGTTGCAAAAATTCATCGTAATGAAATAAACGTAAAAGGGGAAAATGTGTTATGAAGGAAGTGTTGGAGCGTgctttgctcatttatttttttcgCCATGTTGTGGTTAGGGTGCACTAGTGGACcccgggtgggggtggggctccCCAAAAGCCTGGCAGGCCTCCGGATGCCGTTCCGAGACGCGGCGCGAAGGAGTTAAGCGGGCCGGCGGGTGACATCACCTCATTTACATAGGAGCGCCCATAAAGCGGCGCCCGCCGCACCCCGCCCGACAACTCGGTGGTGGCCACTGCTCAGACCAGACTTCGCTCGTTTTCGTGCGCCTCGCTCCGGTGAGCCCCAgggccccttcctccttcctcctcctgccttcctgcctcagtccccttcCCACGGTGCTCGCCCTTTCATCATCCGCTTCCCTGTGAAGGCATTTCCTAAAGCCGAGCCTGAGTGGTTCTCCCGGGGCAGGCTGCTTTGGGGAGCTGGGGGGGTGCGAAACACCCTAGATGCTGGGTAATGGGGTGGGAAAATCGATGATTTAAGAACAAAACCGAAAAACTGGCGTTTTGCCGTGCTGCTCGGAGGGGACCTTAAAAAATTTCTTAGTGTTTGCCCGCAAAGGTATTGTGCgttgcctgggaggctgagatgggggagaACAGACAGGTCCTTTGTTCTGAGGTTCATCTCCCGAGCCCCGAGCCTCCTCCCAGTCTCGGACGGCTGCGCGGGCTGCATCTGTGCAGCCTGGCGGCGGTGGGGCTGTGCCATGACATTTTCACAGCCCTTCTTGCAGAGACATGTGTGCCAGGGATGCCGAATTGCCGGGAAAGCAGGCAAGACCGGCTTCGGGGCGCGCGGCAGTCGCTTTGTGTGCGGGGCTGCATTGTGGCGCGGGCGAGGAAGCGGGTAGGGCGGTGGTCGGAAGCTCCAGCCGCGGCCGCCGCCTTTGTGAGAGGACGAGAAAGCCAGATCCGGCCCGCATCCTTTGCGGAGAGGCCGCGGCTAGAAAAAGGAAACGCTTTTGCTGCCTGGGTTCCATTTTAAGAATTCTTGCCGATTTTTCCCACTTGAATTCGGAAGTGGGTTTCCTATTTCCTTGTCCTAGCCAGCCTTTAATTTTAAACGCTGTAATGAACAATTCGCATTGGTCAATTTCCTTTATTCTGCAAGATTCGGCTTTGAGAGGCATCCGCCCTCTTTGGTCCCCAGCGTTTTGAAATATGGGGAGGAGGGGCGCGGGGAGTGTCGCCCCTTTTTCTGTAGAAAGAGGAAGCTCGTGAGTGTGGAACGGCAGCGGAAGGAGGGCGAGAAGGGTTTTCAGGCTGCGGGTCGCAGGGCAGAAGCGCAGTTCCCAGCCCAGAGACACTGGGGGTGGGTGGCTCTTCCTCACGCTCGCTCTTGGCTTGCTCCCTGCAGCTTTTCCTCCGCAACCATGTCTGACAAACCCGATATGGCTGAGATCGAGAAATTCGATAAGTCGAAACTGAAGAAGACAGAGACGCAAGAGAAAAATCCACTGCCTTCCAAAGAAAGTAAGCTCCGACCCACCCCCATCTTTAGAAAGGCTGGGTGGGAGCGGCCGGTGGGAGGGCGGGAGGCTGGGAGGGGCCGCGGGAAGAATTCGGGAGGGGGGAGTGCGGGGGAAGAGCCGACAGCTGATGAATGTGGCTTGCAAAGGTTAATTAAAAATGGTtttgcagccaacaaacacaggGCTTTAGTAATTTAGTTATGGAATATTTAATATGccatattaatataaaaacacatttgtCCGTTAAAATATACTTCTATTTAGTATAttcaatatacatattttattccattatggAATACCTTGCAGAATGTTTGATTTGAAAAGATGCTTTAAATGAAAGCCCTTTATAGTAGTCTGTACTGAATCCTTTAATCATCtccctccatctttttttttctttttctggtcaCAGCGATTGAACAGGAGAAGCAAGCAGGCGAATCGTAATGAGGCGTGCGCCGCCAATATGCACTGTACATTCCACAAGCATTGCCttcttattttacttcttttagctgtttaactttgtaagatgCAAAGAGGTTGGATCAAGTTTAAATGACTGTGCTGCCCCTTTCACATCAAAGAACTACTGACAACGAAGGCCGCGCCTGCCTTTCCCATCTGTCTATCTGGCTGGCAGGGAAGGAAAGAACTTGCATGTTGGTGAAGGAAGAAGTGGGGTGGAAGAAGTGGGGGTGGGACGACAGTGAAATCTAGAGTAAAACCAAGCTGGCCCAAGGTGTCCTGCAGGCTGTAATGCAGTTTAATCAgagtgccattttttttttgttcaaatgATTTTAATTATCGGAATGCACAatttttttaatatgcaaataaaaagtttaaaaacttagCTGGTGTGTCTGGTCTCTGGAAGGATCGCGGATGAAACCTTTGCAAAGAGGCCTAACCTCTTGGTCCACTGGGGAGGGACAAGCATCTGGTGACTGGATAAATTCCCTTATGGtgtagaaatgggtttcacccAGGTATGCAAAATACCTTGTCTATACTAGGTGATCATTTTCTCAGGCTGATTGAATTCCTAGTATGAGTTGTATGagaactttaataaaaatatatttgcagttCTTACGGGTTTTGATAAGCTGACATTGCATTTATTGCACGTGCTCAAGAAAATGAAGGTGATAATTTACAGCACAGTATCTTATTTCAGGCATCAAATTGAACTTGGTTATTTAACCAAGTGCTAGTATTAACAGACgagtaaaaattacatttttagcaGCTGCGTTAAGGAATTTAGGACTTTTGCTTACTCATTTTCTAATGGCCGGTTTCTATATTACAGTTCAATATTTACAATTGCTTTAATGAATACAGTTAACCATTAGTGaacatgattttaaatttattgagtcCTCTTAGTTTGAATAATCTTTGGATTTAAAAGATACTTATTCGATCTTTTGGGTTTAAAGGACACTAGCAGGACACAGGTGAGATTTGTACTAAGTTTAAATCCAGCAGGaattaattgactcacatttaggtctttaagTCCTTGATAACTTCTCAATCATCGGAAGTTATTTTCGCTGATGGGTAAAAGCAAAGTCCTTGGTGCGGAAAGACGGGAACAACATCAATTTTTTAAGAGTTAAAAAAGATTTGTCATTCTATAAGGTCCTTAATGGATTCCTCGGTTCTGTAGGGAAGggtggagaatttttttttaaataagcaccAATTTTATTAAGCCGAAACAGCATTTAAGAAGGCTTTTAGTTGACTGAATGCTCTGCAAAGCTAAATTTTACAATGCAAATGTCCAAGaagttaaacatttttctctcaAAACCGACTTATGAAAATACCCTCTTTGAAGCGGAGGGGTAGGGAAAATTGTTGATCACTATTAAACTGGttgctttcatttcctttgctcaacacttattttgagaaatgcacAGGAAACCATTTACCTGTGGTTTAGACAATCAAGTAGACCATCAGGCTAGAAGCCTTGCTCTGCGTTGCAAGGGAAGGGGTGCGTACCCGCTGCTGCAGAGGCTGCTGCAAAACCTGAAGCGCCACAGCCCGCTCAGCTGGGTGAAGAGAGGAGTAAGCACAAAGGCTCTGGAGCCATCTCAAGATGGAGATGGGCCTGGAgccctgcagttttcttttcttgcctataAGGAAGGGTGTGGGCACAGTGCAAATGCCCAAGGCACAAAGAGAAACCATTCCCACGTAGGTTTTTGCTGTGTGCCTTTTTCAAACAATGCAAAGACGAAAgaagattttaagaaattaacaCAGCTCCAGAGTTCCTGTTGAAGAAGGAACATTTACGAAAAGGGATGATTCATGGAATAGAAGGCCTTTCTCTCCTAAAGGGACAAAgctaaaacatagcaaaaaataaaaataagataaaaaatctGGTAAAGGTTGAATTCAGGCTGCTTGACGTGTGGAATGGGGAAATTCAGAAGCTTCTTCTGCCCATATCACACTCTATACACTTAACTGCTGCACCTGGGGATGGGAGagactccatttatttattttctaaattttcacgGGGGATTCTTTGTTTTTCCCAAGAGAGATTCTTCCCAGAAGGGCTGGGGGTATTTATGAATCAGTGTGGGGATATATGTTCCTGCTATGTAGGACTTGGGAGTCGACAGTATTTTTCACAGATACAAAGGGGACATTAGGTTTACCCTTAGAATGAGAGAATGTTGGGATTGAAGGAGACCCTATGACTGTTTCTCTTCCCCACAGGAGAAAACAGGCCAAGGTAGCTTAAGTAAGCCCTGAAGGTCACGCAGTTTAGTCTGGGATTTCTGCAAATTTTGAATTGATcaagacaaagcaaaaataaaggaaataaaaagagacTAACTAAAGGACCTTTGAGATTGAGCTGGCTTCATTTTGAAATCTCGCAAATTTGTCAACCTTCACAGCCACATTTACAGCCTTCCAGTGGTTGgaattttaaagctatttttattcttttgggaGAACAACACAGCTTTTGGGCTGTGTATGCAAAGATTGAGTGTgtatgggggggaggggggattcAAAATCTTAACAAACCTTGAGTCTCTCGGCTGTGTAAGAGACCCATTATAGTCAGAATCAGGTATTGTCTCTTTTAAATGCACAAGGAAGGTCTGTTTATTTTCCCCCTAAAGAAGCATCTAATTCCtcaagagacaaaaagaaaatatttttgcatttttttctaaacatatgGGGTCAATTTTGTGCTTACTAGAAAGAACAGTGCATTTTAGAGACAACATTACAgacaaaaagtcaaaataaaaaatcttgagTCTTTCTTTGTTCAAGAATGTAAACTTAAAACATTGTTTAAGAACGTTGAAAGCACTCAATGCTTCATTTACCCTAGTAGCCTTCACTAGCCtagcaagaaaataagaaaaaataccctccccactccacactccccaaattctttcttttagATTACGCTTTCAAGAGTGGCTTACACTGCAATCTAAGAGAATCAAACACACCAATTTGGGACTCAACTAGGTTTTCTCTGTATGTAATGAGAAGGGGTGAAATTACAAATGTAAGGCAGAGATGTACAACAAAGCAAGCTAGGAAGAAAATATGTTTCTAAGACCTGTATTTACCTAGTTTATATTTTCCTTGGACACTTGCATagcattttatttctctaatcACATTGTCGTTCTAGTACCATCTTTGCTCCTGGCTTCTGAAACTTTTGTAGGCAGGTCTGGTGCATGCTACATTCATTGTGTGCATACACCATGTACTCTTCCTTCTGTGCCCCAAAGCGCCTTGTATAGTATTAGACACATATTAGGGCTTTAATATACACTTCTCCCCTTACTTGATGGAgacttcactttatttatttattt harbors:
- the TMSB4X gene encoding thymosin beta-4 encodes the protein MSDKPDMAEIEKFDKSKLKKTETQEKNPLPSKETIEQEKQAGES